The genome window TTAGTCGGCGCAATTATTACGACCATTCCTGAGTTTAGAGAAGCCAAAGCGACAAAAGCCGCAGGAGTATAAAATGAAAGGTTATATCCAAACGGTGACAGGGCCCGTTAAAAAAGAAGATATGGGACTGACATTACCACATGAACATCTGTTTAATGATTTATCAACGGTTGTCGATGAGCCATTTTATGACTTCTCACATGTGTTGGTTGATAAAAAAGTCAGTGCTGATATTCAATGGGGACTGAAGCACGACCCATATTGCTGCTGTGACAATATGGATAAAAAGCCAATCGAAGATGTGATTTATGAAGTCAATAATTTTAAGGAACTTGGTGGTAAAACATTGGTAGATGCTACAGGTTCCAAAGCGATTGGCCGTGATGTACATCAATTGCGCGAAGTTGCCATTAAAACGGGTATTAATGTGGTTGCTTCTTCTGGCCTGTATATTGAAAAGTTTGAAGGAGACCGGTTAGTCAATGATATCGATGCTATGGCTAAAATGATTGATGATGAGCTCAATGTAGGCATTGATGGAACGGATATTTGTGCAGGAATGATTGGTGAAATCGGGGTATCTCCTTTTTTTACTGATGGTGAAAAGAATAGCCTAAGAGCGGCATCAGTAGCGCAACTGGCTAATGACCATGTTTCAATGAATATTCATATGCCTGGTTGGCAACGTCGAGGAGATGAGGTTCTCGATATTTTAATCAAAGAAATGGGTGTTAATCCCGCTAAAATTTCATTGGCACACTCAGACCCGTCAGGTAAAGATTTTGACTATCAACGCCGTATGCTTGATAGAGGTGTTTGGCTTGAGTTTGACATGATTGGTCTAGATATTTCATTTCCAAAAGAAGGTGTTGCACCAACAGTAACAGAAACTGCGGATGCGGTTTGTAAACTGATTGAGATGGGGTATGGGGCACAAATCGTGTTGAGTCATGATGTTTTTCTCAAACAAATGTGGGCAAAAAATGGGGGTAATGGCTGGGGATTTGTACCCAATGTTTTTCTCTCGTTATTGGCCAAAAAAGGGGTGGATAAATCGATGATTAACCGCCTTTGTATTGATAACCCTGCAAACTTATTAGCATAGAATACCCTTTGTTATTTTTAGAATTCTTTGGATGGAAAATTAGTAGCAATCACTTGTGGTTGCTACTTTTTTATGGCGCCTTTAAAACAGTTTGCTGACTTAGAGAAATGTACCTAATACTATAAATCAGTCAATTGATTGATTTTTCAATGGGTTTGTATTGATGATAGATAATCAATTTTATCAATAAAGTTCATCTTAAATTAACATTTTCGGTAAATATCAATAACAATGGGTATCTAAATAAGATACAATTCTGCGCTATAAATTCGTACTCAGATGACGGAAAAACGTTGCACCTGCGCACTTCAATCAGACAATTTGCTGCCTATCTTGCACTATTGGCTGTGGTTATGCTGTTTATCGCTCCATTGTTCTCTAAATCGATGAGGCTGATGGAACACTGCGTGAGCACTAACCCTAATAGTACAATTGAGCATTCATCAATGGCAGGCCATTCGATGCACTCGCATCAAGGTATGCTGATGCCTGAAAATTGTGACGTTTCTGCACCAATGAATCACATGTTAATGACGGGGATTGGGCAATCTCCGATGGAAGACATTGCATGTGGTTACTGCCAATTATTGATCCACTTCCCATTTCTTATCTTATTTATTGCCGTAGTTATTCGGCAATTAGCGACACTGGCACTATTTATTCCTTTTGAACGTAGTGTTCACATTTGGTTATTTAGACCATGGTCATTACACCTTGCTCGAGCCCCGCCTATTTCCTGATGTCTTAGCATTGTAAATATTACAAATCAATTTATTGCTATTTTGCCTTCACTGGGCAAAACGCGTTCGCTCGCCTTGAATTTCTTTGCTTATTAAGCAATTTATCTGTGGGAGCTGAAATGTGTTTGCAGCCTAAAAGATGAAGGTAGCATCTTCCTTTTCTAAGAAACAGGTGAAAAATGAATACACACGTTTTTAAAGTGGCTCCTATTGCGACACTGGTAATTAGTGCGATTTTTACGGCATCAACATTAGCGAAAAATGAAGTTAATCAAAGCCCTATTTCTGAAAACTCAGTAATGATTGTGACGGCGCCTGTTGATTCGCCATTAACAATCACCACGTCGCCAAGGACACCAAGGCAGCCAGTCCCTGCAAGTGATGGTTCTGATTACCTCAAAACCATTCCTGGTTTTTCACAAATACGTAATGGTGGAACTAACGGTGATCCGGTTTTTCGTGGCATGTTCGGCTCTCGTTTGCGTATTTTAACTAATGATAGTGAAATGTTAGGTGCGTGTCCTTCTCGTATGGATGCGCCGACTTCTTATATTTCACCTGAAAACTTTGATGTACTGAATATGATTAAAGGCCCGCAAACTGTTTTATGGGGGCCAGGAAATTCTGCTGGAACAATCCGTTTTGAGCGCGAAAAGCCGCTATTTACTGAAGCGGGTATTAAAGGCAACGCAAGTGCCTTAACAGCATCTAATGAGCGTTGGGATGGCAATGCAGATATCAGTTTAGGTAATGAAACGGGGTATATTCGTGTCATTGGTAATAAATCACGTTCAAATGATTATAAAGATGGCAATGGTGATAAGGTTCCTTCGAAGTGGGATAAGTGGAATGCAGATATTGCTGTTGGCTGGACGCCTGATGAATACACATTATTAGAACTGACCGCCGGTAAAGGTGATGGGGAAGCTCGCTATGCGGGGAGAGGAATGGATGGGTCTCAATTTAAACGCGAAAGCTTAGGCTTGCGCTTTGAAAAGAGTAATATCGGCGAGGTATTTGATAAAATTGAGGCTAATATTTACTACAATTATGCCGACCATATTATGGATAACTACTCGCTTCGCTCTCCATTAGGCGGTGGAATGAGCGGTGGCCATATGGGGCATGGAGGCCACGGTATGATGAATATGCCAATGAAAATGCGTGTTGATCGCGAAACCATGGGTGGCCGTACCATGGGAACATGGTTGTGGAAAGATTATGAACTGCGTGCAGGGGCTGACATGCAGACTAATAAACATCGTAAAAACAATAATAATAGCTGGAAAAAAGATGCACAATTCCAAGACTATGGTGTTTTTAGTGAATTAACTTGGCATGCGACTGAACAAGGCAAAGTGGTCAGTGGAGCTCGTTTAGATCGCGTGATAGTTGAAAATAATACAGAAGTAGGTTCTTCAGGGCGTAATACGGTGATGCCAGCGGGCTTTGCGCGTTATGAGCATTCATTATCTGGCACGCCTATTATGCTATATGCAGGTGTCGGCTATACCGAACGCTTTCCGGATTATTGGGAGCTGTTCTCGCCTAAACTCGGCCCAGATGGTAGCAATAATGTGTTTGATAAGCTAAAAACAGAAAAAACGACTCAGTTAGATATTGGTGCTAAATATAGTCATGAAGATACCAATGCCTGGGTTTCTGCTTATGTGGGGCATGTTGATGACTTTATTCTCTTCCGCTATAGCGCAACAAACCCAAGAATGAGTCAGGTTGAAAATGTGAATGCGTTAATCATGGGGGGCGAGCTCGGTGTAGCACAAAAACTCAGTGATGAATGGAAAGCAGATGCAAGCCTGGCTTATTCGTGGGGAGAAAATCGCACAGATGGAAAGGCATTACCGCAGATGCCACCGTTGGAAAGCCGTTTTGGCTTATCATGGGAAAAAGGCGATTGGACCACGACAGGTTTAGTACGCGTTGTTAGCCGCCAAAATCGCGTTGCTATAAACGATGGTAATGTGGTGGGTAAAGACTTTAGTAAAAGTGCAGGTTTTACGATTTTTTCATTAAATACAGCATATACAATTAATGAAAACATGAAGTTAAGCGCAGGCGTTGATAACCTGTTCGACAAAACCTACAGTGAGCACCTTAACTTAGCTGGAAATAGCGGTTTTGGTTATTCATCCAATGTGCCAGTAAATGAACCAGGAAGAAATTTCTGGGCAAAAATTAATGTGACATTTTAATTATTAGATAAACAACCCGTACAGTTTCCGTATGGGTTGTTTGCTATTTATTAAATAATAACAGGAATATAGTAATTTAGCTCTTGAATAAAATTTCGTGAGTCATTCACGAACGCTTCATAAG of Providencia rettgeri contains these proteins:
- a CDS encoding outer membrane receptor FepA yields the protein MNTHVFKVAPIATLVISAIFTASTLAKNEVNQSPISENSVMIVTAPVDSPLTITTSPRTPRQPVPASDGSDYLKTIPGFSQIRNGGTNGDPVFRGMFGSRLRILTNDSEMLGACPSRMDAPTSYISPENFDVLNMIKGPQTVLWGPGNSAGTIRFEREKPLFTEAGIKGNASALTASNERWDGNADISLGNETGYIRVIGNKSRSNDYKDGNGDKVPSKWDKWNADIAVGWTPDEYTLLELTAGKGDGEARYAGRGMDGSQFKRESLGLRFEKSNIGEVFDKIEANIYYNYADHIMDNYSLRSPLGGGMSGGHMGHGGHGMMNMPMKMRVDRETMGGRTMGTWLWKDYELRAGADMQTNKHRKNNNNSWKKDAQFQDYGVFSELTWHATEQGKVVSGARLDRVIVENNTEVGSSGRNTVMPAGFARYEHSLSGTPIMLYAGVGYTERFPDYWELFSPKLGPDGSNNVFDKLKTEKTTQLDIGAKYSHEDTNAWVSAYVGHVDDFILFRYSATNPRMSQVENVNALIMGGELGVAQKLSDEWKADASLAYSWGENRTDGKALPQMPPLESRFGLSWEKGDWTTTGLVRVVSRQNRVAINDGNVVGKDFSKSAGFTIFSLNTAYTINENMKLSAGVDNLFDKTYSEHLNLAGNSGFGYSSNVPVNEPGRNFWAKINVTF
- a CDS encoding Protein of uncharacterised function (DUF2946), with amino-acid sequence MAGHSMHSHQGMLMPENCDVSAPMNHMLMTGIGQSPMEDIACGYCQLLIHFPFLILFIAVVIRQLATLALFIPFERSVHIWLFRPWSLHLARAPPIS
- the php gene encoding Phosphotriesterase homology protein, with the protein product MKGYIQTVTGPVKKEDMGLTLPHEHLFNDLSTVVDEPFYDFSHVLVDKKVSADIQWGLKHDPYCCCDNMDKKPIEDVIYEVNNFKELGGKTLVDATGSKAIGRDVHQLREVAIKTGINVVASSGLYIEKFEGDRLVNDIDAMAKMIDDELNVGIDGTDICAGMIGEIGVSPFFTDGEKNSLRAASVAQLANDHVSMNIHMPGWQRRGDEVLDILIKEMGVNPAKISLAHSDPSGKDFDYQRRMLDRGVWLEFDMIGLDISFPKEGVAPTVTETADAVCKLIEMGYGAQIVLSHDVFLKQMWAKNGGNGWGFVPNVFLSLLAKKGVDKSMINRLCIDNPANLLA